The Hevea brasiliensis isolate MT/VB/25A 57/8 chromosome 9, ASM3005281v1, whole genome shotgun sequence nucleotide sequence CAGAAAACATtaaattaccaaaaaaaaaaaaaaaaccctaagaATATAACAGCTGGGGAAGAAAAGAAGAGCTCAACCATACGAGGGGATAATGAAAGTAATTTGCACCGAAACTGGAAGGATTCGCTCCTACAAATCAGAAAACTTGGGTGCGTCCAAAGCAGATTAATTGGTAGCCACATACTTCGTTTCAAGTGGGAGCTACGAGTTCAAATCCACCTCTCctaacttaaaataaaaataaaaataaaaactttgagGTGGATGATGTGGGGAAAAGTAGTAAAGAAACTTCAGTTGGCATACAAAGGTGCTAAGATCTCATGCAAGTTAGCTATGTGACTGGCCaaaacttgaaaatggtggccaAGTTTCAAAATTTGAATCTACTCGTGTTTCTTATATGGGAGGGATCCTCAATATGTCTTTTTTCTCACTGCTGACTTTCGAGGTTCTTTCTTTGCAGTGGTCATAAATCCTGGTGCTGGTATTCCTGTTGTTGCTTGATATAAATCCTTCAATCTGCAGGTACGACAGAGAAAGGTTAAGAAATTCAAAATCAACCAGTATATGATAAGCCCTAAAGCAAGAGAAAGTTTTTGGCAGAGAAATAGATTGAAGTTACCTTGGCATGCTGATGAAAAGTGCAATTACTGAAACCCCAACAACAAGAGGGAAAACTGGTGCCGGAGTCAAATCCTGTAGGCAcggaataggaaaaaaaaaaaagctgagtaatcacagagagagagagagagagagagagagagaaagggagctcaTTGTTTAATGTTGTGGTGATTACAGAATCATGTGCCCAAAGATGGAAAAAGAGCAACTACCTGTAGCCTGCATCTCCAGGTCATTTACATTCTGAACTGTTGTAAGAATTGTTTAAACTAACTAAATATATGATTGTAACGTAATACAAACCTGTTTTTGGTGATCCTCCTCAAAATTGTATCTCAGTGGGCCCACATGAATTTGGGCTGTCTTGTCCAGGTCAACCTCAATAACATCCGACTCAAATTTGAGGTTGCTTGATTGGAGACTTGATCTAAGCTGCAGGAGGTGTTTACCCTTTGGTAAGTTCTTAACCTGAAAGAAGTTGGACAGTGGCAAAGGGAAGACGGACTCGATCTTAGACGTGTCACTAGCTGACTTGATCTCTACCAAGAGATGTGAATGAAATTCTTCCATCCTTTTTCCTTCAACGTGACAACTTAAAATGGTCATCTCTGGCTGTTCGAAGACGATAAAATTCAATCCCCTGATATCCTCCGATCCAACCTACAAAGTCAACCAGTATTAACATAAAATCTCACATAATAGCAGAAATGGTTGAAATTATACATAGGTATTGTTTCATTGAGTCACACATCACATAAATTACAATTGAAAATAAGAATAGATTTTGAAATGTGAAACCAAGTTGGATgggcttttttttattttattttttaattttaaatgaagAGAAAAACCTTAACAGTAACAGATTCTGGCGATGCACGTTCAATTCTATTGGCACCCAAGCCATGCTTTTCAACTACTTTAATCACATAGGCTGTATCAGGAATGAGCCCTCTCAGCCTATAACTTCCAGATGAATCTGTTACTGTCTCTTCATAGTAGCCTTTTGACTCTGACCGAGCTTCAACTCCAACACCTTCTTTTGGCTGGCCTGACAACAGTTTGATTACACCTGTAGCGCTGTAAAAAGGATAGACGATATTGCTTTCTAAGAGGAGTAAAATATCCACATGTAAAGATTTGGAaggttattttaattttcattagtATTTCAATAGAATGCAACATGATGTCAAATGAAGAAACATCCACTCAATAGGCTATAAGATTTCACACTTAATGCAAAAATTTCTCTTTCGaattaaaatggaaaaattaAGCAAGATGACAGTACAGAGGACATTTAAAAGCAACAAGACcctagaatttaaattttaatttttggctATGATAGAAGATAGTTGCTGTCACAGTGATAAAATCTTACTCTTTTGCATGTTTTTCCTTTCTATTAAAAGATGCAGATGCCAAAAACGAcagatttttcaaattttattagaTTCTTGCAATAAAGTTAATGGTTTATTAGTGTAATTTGGTTCTAGAAAAATAGAATAAACATATACACAAATAAATTATTGCAGGTGTCTCCAAGTAATACAAGTAGAATGAAGACTATATAAGACCTGTAAGCAATGCGGGTAGCCTGGAATGTAACTTCCCTAGAATCCCCAGAACCAAGCTCTATTGCCTGTGCTGGAGGTGAGAACGCATATTCCTATAGagacaatgaataatttgatgagATAAATCCAATAAACATAGTATCATCATCCATCATGAATAATGCATGGATCCTGTCTAATTCCTCTGTAATGGGTTATTGGCAAAAATGACTaccttcatatggtcaaattttggagaATAGAGAGTTACAAAGAAATATGTTTATTATGACATTTAACCAAATATGGAGAGCTCAAAACTCTGCAGGAAATATTTATGTAACATAAAGCAACTGAAAGCTGCAAAATCATGAGTTCTGCTGATTGAGCAAAAGGGCACTatgttttaagaaataaaaaaatgttGCAAAGAACCTAACTTCACAGAAGTTTAGAAGATTATAGAAGGGGAAGAGCAGTCATAACTGTACAAGTGATCTCAATATGCCTCAAAATAATTAAATGTCCCAATTTCCAATGCAGCATTATTTAACGGCAATAAATCTGACAGTAATTTgaggaaagaaaggaaagaagGGGGGTGGGGGGGGTTAGGTGTGGGTGGGGAATCAGCAGTATGCCCTATGCAGTATGTCGCATAATATAGAAATTCTAAATGTGTTATTTAAGTGTCATGTATGTTAAATAGCCAGTCCCAAACATAGATAAAGGAGAACAATCATGACAGATCGATGGCTAGCACTAAACTAGTCATGCTAACAGAAGAAAAGGAATTCAAGTAACCTAACCCAACTTGTTTGGGACTATTAGCGGAGCGAAGTTGAATGATGTGCAGCAACAGTAAGAATGCGAATTCTAGCAATGTACCTTTAACAAAGGACGAAGATAAAAAATGCCAGGAAATAAGTTATCAAAGAGGAATGTTCCTCCAGCTCCAGATTTAGAGTTGTTCCTATACCCATCATCTCCACTCAATGATAATAGCACAGGAGGTATAGGTTCATTAGCATCACCCTCTGAAAATATATGTACAGAAATTTGGCCAAGCTTCTGGCAAGAAAAGGAATAAGGTCCAGTACGTTTAAGATGATAACCAGGCTGCACAGATTGGGAGAGAATCAGAGAAAAGGAACAACGAAGACAAAGCAATAGCAGGTATCACATTTTGATATATTACAAACAGCACATATTTGTATATAATTtgttgaattaaataaataaaaataaataatttatgtaatTTAGCATTACAAATCCCAAACCTTTGAAGTCTCAACTCTGTACGTTATATCATCATATAAAGGCCCTGCAATGAAAGAACCATCAATCCCTGTAGTAGTTTCAAGTGCCGTCTCATCTTTTTTAAGTGGTGTAGTGCAGCTATCTTCCTCAGCAATAATCTTAACATAAACACCAGAAAGAGGGGGAGAAACAGATCCTTCTATATATAATCCAGGATGACCAGAAAACATTGGAATGGGAGCTTGACAACCATCATTTGTTACCAAGACCTAACAACACAAAAAAGTTTTTAAATACTAAGCTCCACAGAAATCCCAGAAAAAACTTCTAAAGGTGAAATAGTCCATTATCATACACTATGTTCTGTGGGGTAAAACAatatcttcttctctccattatCCCTGAAAGACGTCAAAGCTCAAGTTAATGGAATAAATGAGACAGATACTGCAACGTTTAAAAAAGAATTCCTAGATATTCAGTGAAAGGAATCAGAATGATGAAATTTTCATAACTCAAGACGAAAATACAAATTACATATCAATCAAAGACGACACATAAACAGAACAAATAAAACTGCAAGTCAGTCATTTGCAACTAGCATCACTCTAGAGCATTGTTCTCTGCCCAAACTTTTATTCTCCAACCAATTAATTCATGGTATATTAGTATTTctgataaaataacataaatattatGGAAGATGATTTATATATTGTTATAACAGAGTTAAACATCCTAATCTTATTTAAACTAAAGAAATTTAATATctgaataagaaaataaaagtgtAAAGATCTGTTGCAAAATTTAATAACTGCAACATAGCACTACCAATCATCTGCCACTAAATTGTCAAATAAAGCTAAACAGTTCGTGGCCAAAATATCAAATATTGCATTTTCAAATGTTCAAAACTAAAACATAATTATACTACTCTTCTGGAAAAACAGAAGGTATTGACAGATTGGGAAGAGGAAAAGTAACCACCCAAAGTATGCATACCTAGAGTCTCGAGGAACAAAGGTAAGTTTCTGTCCAAGATTAGCCCACAGAGAGTACTCATACAGAGCAATGCTTGTTTGATCACTAGATGCAAGATTGGCAATTGTACCATCAATAGCACTGCCCCCACTATTAAGAATATCCACGATGATATTATTAGGTAACTCAAATGCATCATCAGCTGAGTTTAACTTGACCTTGATTTGTCCTTTGAGAAGATACTTCCCTCCTCTCAGATAGATGCGCTACAGTACATCAAATGGAAATGAGGTAAAAAGTAAACAATTTTTCAACATATTTTTAAGCAAGTTATTGAAGATGCCAAAAACTGTAAAAGCTAAAAAGAAGAGGGGGAGAAAAGGTTTATACTGCATAACATATTACCGATGTATTTGATGTATCAATCTTCACTGGCAAGCTTCCAAAGAAAATACATGAGTTAATAAAGTGGAGCTCATGCACACCAGGAGATTCCACACATAAATGCTGGGAACCTTTCTGCACTCATATAAGAGTGGATTTAGTTCTACATGAAAGTATGATGTCCACACAGTCATGTAAACTTCAATgcaagagttcttaagggaaaaaCTACCTTAATTTTCAAATTACTAATTGAACTATCTGGCTGAGTCATATAAGTGTCTACATCATGGGTTGAGATAATATTAACCCAGTAACCTTTTTGAATGAATACGATTCCTTTAACATCCTCAGCACCAACATCCACATCAATGAAACCCTGCTCCCAGCACCAATTATCTTCACTGTGCATGGCTTCAGGGGAACCATGTTTGACCTACAAAATACATTGAAGTAAGTAGAACCAACAGTCGGAAAACTTTGAAAATGACAGAACACTAAAATGTCATTCATTTCTCACAAATACTATCTGTCAAAGCCAAATAAATAAAGCTCATTAACATCATAAAAGCACTGTACCTCAAGCCTGTATTTTCCAGGTAAGACATTCGGAAAGAGAAATTCATCACTCTGCTCTGTCAAACTAATAGACTTCCTTTCTTCATTATGCTTACCAGCTAATCTCACTAGGGAAACAGAAACAGATGGACCACATCTCTCCTTGCAAGTTACAGAGCCAAGCACATTGACAAGGGCCTTTGTCACAAGAAAGAAGAACATCAATAAGCAGTACGCTCACCAAGAAAAATATAGCAAAACTAACATTAAAATTCAAGATGCCTCAAATACCCTTGCCAATTTTCATGATGAAAATTGAGGAAACTATTTGAGCATTACATCAAGTACTACCCCAATGAAAAATATAAACAGTAGAAAACTTTGCCtattatcaataaaataatttcattgtcATGACAATATTACAAAACAGTCTTTCCATATGTAACTAATATAACAACTACATGCCCATGATGAGCCTTGGTGCCGAGAGATAAAATACCTCATTTAACTTGAGCCCTTAAGCAGCAAAGCACATGAGATAGCAaggatgttatggaaagtcaatcactatgttatggaaagtcaatcactatattatttttctgtatattttgtattctgtattcctatttaggatttcttatttaggatttcttcctaattagtagaacacaattataggaatcaattgtatatatatacccatgtacagattaattgaaatcaataagaatcatctctttctacatggtatcagagcaggtcatcaatctagggtgactatttattCTCACTACCCAGCTTAGGAGAGACCTTGgtcgccgaccggccgtttcaaccccgatcaacattgccggcgtcgtctcaaccccctcattccaccaccgtgtgctgttgcctgatccagtataaccattaaaggacttctgaggtttggctctcagatcctatttcggtatttgcttgatttgtgattttgggttattttgctgctataagcactttggattagcgtttcggttagttttctttgtctcaacaaatggcagacaataagaatattatttctgatgtgattccggtgatgactaagatcacggaacacaaacttaatggttcgaattacctggagtggagtaagactgttagggtctatttgcgtagcattgataaggatgatcaccttactaaagatctacccactgatgatacacgacaaacttggctaagggaggatgctcgattGTTTTTGCATCTTcagaactcgattcatagtgaggtaattagtttaaataatcactgtgaatttgttaagaaattgatggattacttagattttctgtattctggtaaagggaatatctcccgtatttatgatgtttgtaaggcattctaccgtgctgagaaagaggataagtctctcatggcttattttatggattttaaacggatatatgaggaacttaatgtattgttgccttttattcctgatgtgaaagttcagcagcccAACGGAGCAACCgtcgttatgagttttcttgtgccttccttcagagtatgagatcgctaaatctcgattctctcgatcgagatttcctctttgcatgaaacgttcacacggtcCTTCagacagagagtactcaatcttcacaactcatcaagagtgctcttattagccgtaatccaaatggacaacgggtaatagaagaggaagtagaggaggaattacagcaaaTGTAAGTAATcgggcgtaatggagaggctagttctaatcagactcaagaggagtcatttgttattattgtcatgagcacagccatacaaaatataattgtccgcaacttggaGAAAAATCGGCGATCACAGTGTGGCAAATATGGCGAGAGAATTCTACAAGATCTTCCtccgagaaaactattttggtatctgcagaggattttgcacaattttcccaagatcgtgcatctctaaagcctaccagcctcctcacatcgcgatcacgagtcgtgtaaatctactacatgccttgtgtcttcttcatccaaatgggttattgattacaGTGCGATGCATCACAtgacagtaattctagtcttctatccgctacggtctaatctcacttcctcatcATTACTTTAGtgattctacttcttgtgtcatgggttctgaagGCTGAACccaacttcgtcaatttctttgtcttctgctttgtgtctaccaaaattctctttaatctacttctgttagtaaacttactcgtaccttaaattgttctgcttTCCTTTTTCCCGACGGTGTTTGTTTCGTGATCTTACGACGGGcgcattattggtagaggacgcgagtcgtgtggtctctacattcgaaaatcatgtaccgcggtcgcttattTGCTCccgtaccttaacacctcttgaaactcattgtagcttgagttatccttctttgtctaccatgaagcaGCGGTGTCCTCCATTTCAggctttatcagtactagaatgtgagtcgtgtcgcttgcaaaacatcatcgtttgccttctgtgtctagagtcaataaacgggcttcatctccttttgaggtagttcattctgatgtttggggtccttgttctgttacatctaaaactggatttcgttattttgttacttttgttgatgattactcgctttactggttatatttaatgaaaaatcgctcgagttgttttctatcttttgtgccttttgtaatgaaatcaaaactcaatttaatatttcatgcgcatattaagaagtgacaatgccaaagaatacttttcaaagacaatttcaaatttatatgacacaaaatggcattcttcatcagtcttcctatgtggataccccatcccaaaatggcgtggccgaatgaaaaaatcgtcatcttcttgagctaactcgtgctcttctttttcagatgaaagtacctaaacacttttgggcggatgcagtttccacggcatgttttttgatcaatcgtatgccgtcttactcgcccttaatggggatattccttatactactttgtttcctacaaaatctttgttccctattgaaccctgTATTTTTGTTGTACTGCTTTTGTGCGTCTGTTCGTCCacagttactaaattggatccaaaatctctcaaatgtgtcttccttgggtactcccggctccaaaaagggtaccgttgtttctctcctactcttaatcgttatcttgtttctgcagatgtcacattttttgagtccactccattttttcctccatcatctgtgtatgagagtcagggggaggaggatgatctcttaatatatactgtccaaccaatgtctagtactCTCCCACAgctcttctgtctctagacctattcgacctcccgttgttcatgtttattacaggagattggagattcctgactcagatcctccaccgcctacttcgttgggagatcctgcactcatactgatcatgattctgatctagacttacccattgctcttcgtaaaggtaaacgttcatgtacttaccctatctcttcttttgtttcttataatcaattgtcttcttgttctcggtgttttgttacttctttagactctgttactatccctaatactgttaatgaggcactgtctcatcctggctggtgtgatgctatgaaagagcaAATGaaagctttagatgctaatggtacatgggaactattgcctttacccactggtaagaaagctattggttgtaaatgggtatatacagtaaaggtaaatcctgatggttctgtggctaggttaaaagcacgccttgtagcaaaaggatatgctcagacatatgaggttgattactctgatactttttctcctgtagctaaacttacttctattcgcttgtttatctctttagcagctacatatgattggcccctgcatcaattggatatcaagaatgctttccttcatggtgatcttcaggaggaggtgtatatggagcaaccacctaggtttgttgctcagggggagttgggtaaagtttataggcttcgaaagtctctttatggcttgaaacaaagtcctagggcatggtttgggagattcagtgaagcagtacaggaatttggtatgcaaaagagtaagtgtgatcactcagtattttataggcaatctgaggctggtctaattcttttggtagtctatgtggatgacattgtcatcactaggagtgactctgcaggtatttcatctcttaaaaccttcctccaaacttagtttcagaccaaagacttgggattgttaaagtatttcttgggtatcgaagttatgagaagtaagatgggtattttcttgtctcaaagaaaatatgtcctcgatctattgacagagacaggaaaattaggtgctaagccttgtagcgcaccaatgactccaactttacaactgttagcaggggatagtgagttgtttgaagatccagagagatacaggagattggtaggaaaattgaactaccttacagtcactcgtcctgatattgcttatgccgttagtgtggtaagtcagtttatgtcttccccaactgttgctcattgggaagtcttggaacaaatcttgtgttatctgaagggcgctctaggaagaggtttgctatatggtgatcatgggcatttgaatgttgaatgtttttcagatgccgactgggctggatctaaggttgacaggaggtcaactactggatattgcgtttttattggaggaaatttggtgtcttggagaagcaagaagcagagtgtaatttctcgatctagtgctgaatccaaatacagagccatggcacaatcagtatgtgaggtaatgtggatacttcaattactagatgagacaggttttaagacctccctacctgtgaaattgtggtgtgataatcaaactgctcttcatattgcttctaatccggtgtttcatgagcgaaccaaacatattgagattgattgtcactttattcgtgaaaagattcaacaacagatcatctcaacaggacacatcaaaactggagagcagttaggagatattttcacaaaaactctgaatggagctaggattgactacatttgtaacaagttgggcatgattaacatctatgctccaacttgagggggagtgttatggaaagtcaatcactatgttatggaaagtcaatcactatattatttttctgtatattttgtattctgtattcctatttaggatttcttatttaggatttcttcctaattagtagaacacaattataggaatcaattgtatatatatacccatgtacagattaattgaaatcaataagaatcatctctttctacacatGAGATAGCAAAGCACATGAGATAGCAAGGAGAATTCCAATAAAGATatcaaaagaaaaaagagaaagaaaaggagCTAAACTTCTACTTCACATAACATGTCAGAATACCTGAGAAAATTCTATATCCAATAATGGATTTTTGACCATAACATCAATGTAAGGTGGTAAGAATAGAAGTCCAGAAGCACTCTCAGGAGTAGCGGCAAAAGCAGATAAGCGATATTCACCAGGTGGGACCTAATAATGATGATGAAGAGAGTTGAGGCCTCTAAAAGAAGGCATCATGAcatcaaaaaataaattactaatgtaaatgaaaattaaaaatacagCATGGAAGAAAATTTTACAAATTACTAGTAGTTCTTAAAAGAAATCTCCAAAGTTAGGTCTTTGCACCCATGTATTGAACATAATAAAATTGTTGAGAGACCTAtacttatcaaaaaataaaataaaaaaaaaaggaaagaaagaaagaaaaaagatgtTGCTTCACATTCCTCTCAAATTACTGCACAGATAATATAATTATTGTAGATTCATTATTCATATCTCTGCAACAAGTATCTCATAGATCACTTGTAcaacaatttaataaattatcttaATAGCAGTAGCTGCACACTCTGCATCCCAGCTGCTCATACAGCAATCCAGAATTGTTAGCAATCTTGAAACAGCTACATGTCAgcataatagaaaaaaaagagtTCTGAGACATGTCAGAAAGAGCCAATACTGCATCAGCATGTTTTAAGAAATTCAAAGTGGGACCCAGCATGCTTACACACACACAGTGAGAGGTTCCTTTGTTATCCATGTACCAAGCAGCtctcaataaatcaaaatcaatatataataaattatgttATCCAAATTCAGAAGCCATTAAAGAATTCATTTCCTTCACAGCAACCTATTTCACCATTACTATAGAAGTAATTATGTGTACTATGAACAACTAAAAGTGCCATCTTGTCATACTTTAGACCTGCATACCTCAAAGCAGAAAATTCCACTTCCATCTGTTTGTCTGACTTGAGGTTTGACATTCTCTGGTCCAAGGGTCAAAGTTACCTAGAAATATAAACACGATTTAGCAACTAAATAAAAAGAAATCGCAGATAGCAAAAAATTTTTTTGCCTgcagttcaattttttttttttttaaaaaataccttTGCTTTGTGACCATTATTAACCATCCTAACAACTCCACAAACATCATAGGAAACTGCCTTAATTTCTGCCACTGAAGCCATATTTGGCAAaacctgaccaaataaacaattcAAAATGTGAAGAATGTCTCATAATGAGTGAAAAAACAATAGAACGATAAAGCACACAGAAAAGAATATTTCCCTTTCAAATTGTCACTAGAGAAAGTGTAAAATTATACAACTTCAAGACTCAAGATACAAAAAAGTACAATGTCTATTATATTCTTTACCATATACTCCTTCAAGCTGTTGAACTTGTAATGCTCCTTCCTGGCCTCTATTGTATACTGATTTGATGTGACCTACAAAAGAAACACTTTAGCAGTTTATATGAATGAAGAGCTTGATCATAAGTTGTATGCAATAGCTAGGCCCGGTAATCTGACCACAACCAATTTTTCAAGAAGCCAAACAATAAATATTCATTGATGATAACAGGACAAGAATTAGCGCAGTCTATTACTAAGAATGAGATTCCTGAAAGAGATGGATGAGGGAGATTAACAAAACATAAATTCACTCTCCAAGAGAATTCAATAAAACAAATCCAACTTTTTCTCTAAAACAACAGTTGAATGCTTGATTAATTGGCATGACCCTCAGAGTCAAACAATCATTAATCTATTCTTTTTGAAAAtgcccaaaaataatattaattcacTATTCCAGAATTCCAGGATACCATTATGACAAACCCCAGTGGATGGAGGCATGGACAATTGTACATATAGTTTGGTACAGTTTGATTCCTTCCTATATAGAGTTATGGACAGCAACTTAATGAACTCCTAAGCATGGAAGTGGCAATGGTCTACGCAAGTCCCAACCATATTCTAAAAAATTGAAAAGCTAGCTTAGTGTGTCAGCTCATTACTTCACAAAATATCTCATAGGATCTTATGAAAGGCTGGTGTGAACAATTTAAATTTTCCACTTATGTTAGCCCATTGGCTAAGAATACATGGCAGAAAGCAAGACATTTGATGCTATAACAGGATGAAATGCTAATGAAGAGCAAGTGGGGAAAAAAGATAAGCAAACGTTAAATTAAACTGCAACTAAACAAAAGAATAAGAATTAAAAAAGTTGAAATTATCAGGATCCAAACATAATCACATGCAACTACAAATTCAGATTGCACAAATTGTTAAACCTGGTCAAGCTTGTAGTAGCCTTCTTTATCAGTTGTGGACCTTTCATGACCATCAACAATGATCTTAACACCCTCTACTCCCATGCCATTACCATCAACTACTCGCCCTCCAACAGAAAATCCAGTGACCTATACAAATTAACAAGATCAAATGATGCCACAGCTGAATAAATCTGATAATCATGAGTGACTAGTAATTAAAATGATGTCAAATTAGCAATGCTGAAACTCCTGGAGATTCTTCAAAAATACATCAATGTAAACATGTCTCTGCATAAAAAAATGGCAATGCTCCACAGTATGGAGCCACTTAGAACAAGAATCTGAATAGCCAGGCTACAAGTCATGTCAGTCAGCTAAATGTTATGCCAACTGGTAGATACACAAGGACTGGTCAGAATTCAGACAGATATATCCTAGTTAACATGTCCATGATTTGCTATTTGCTAAAGCCATGACGATTTTGTTATTTTAGCACTTATAGATCTACATTCAATAATTGTGCAATTATAAGCACCAGCAACTTAAGTTATCAAGACTATTGGAAATGGTATAAAATTGA carries:
- the LOC110645700 gene encoding uncharacterized protein LOC110645700 isoform X2, encoding MQNWITLISRLHQVELRTVDGLVKDRTQCAPNGYYFIPVYDKGTFVIKINGPEGWSWDPENVPVVVDDSGCNHNEDINFRFTGFTLSGKVVGAVGGESCSVKNGGPSNVNVELLSPSDDLISFVVTSSTGSYLFTNIIPGKYKIHASHPDLKVEVKGSTEVELGFKNGIVGDIFFVPGYDLHGYVVAQGNPILGVHIYLYSDDVVELDCPQGSGDATGQRKPLCHAVSDADGMFTFKSLPCAHYELVPFYKGENTVFDVSPPVVSVSVEHQHVTVPQKFQVTGFSVGGRVVDGNGMGVEGVKIIVDGHERSTTDKEGYYKLDQVTSNQYTIEARKEHYKFNSLKEYMVLPNMASVAEIKAVSYDVCGVVRMVNNGHKAKVTLTLGPENVKPQVRQTDGSGIFCFEVPPGEYRLSAFAATPESASGLLFLPPYIDVMVKNPLLDIEFSQALVNVLGSVTCKERCGPSVSVSLVRLAGKHNEERKSISLTEQSDEFLFPNVLPGKYRLEVKHGSPEAMHSEDNWCWEQGFIDVDVGAEDVKGIVFIQKGYWVNIISTHDVDTYMTQPDSSISNLKIKKGSQHLCVESPGVHELHFINSCIFFGSLPVKIDTSNTSRIYLRGGKYLLKGQIKVKLNSADDAFELPNNIIVDILNSGGSAIDGTIANLASSDQTSIALYEYSLWANLGQKLTFVPRDSRDNGEKKILFYPTEHSVLVTNDGCQAPIPMFSGHPGLYIEGSVSPPLSGVYVKIIAEEDSCTTPLKKDETALETTTGIDGSFIAGPLYDDITYRVETSKPGYHLKRTGPYSFSCQKLGQISVHIFSEGDANEPIPPVLLSLSGDDGYRNNSKSGAGGTFLFDNLFPGIFYLRPLLKEYAFSPPAQAIELGSGDSREVTFQATRIAYSATGVIKLLSGQPKEGVGVEARSESKGYYEETVTDSSGSYRLRGLIPDTAYVIKVVEKHGLGANRIERASPESVTVKVGSEDIRGLNFIVFEQPEMTILSCHVEGKRMEEFHSHLLVEIKSASDTSKIESVFPLPLSNFFQVKNLPKGKHLLQLRSSLQSSNLKFESDVIEVDLDKTAQIHVGPLRYNFEEDHQKQDLTPAPVFPLVVGVSVIALFISMPRLKDLYQATTGIPAPGFMTTAKKEPRKSAVRKKTY